A genomic region of Candidatus Omnitrophota bacterium contains the following coding sequences:
- the aroD gene encoding type I 3-dehydroquinate dehydratase yields MPKINNLKLGQAPRTVLTVGDKENLKAISHKRADLLELRVDRFEKISPAYVTRIIRSRRKTGLPLILTIRDKKEGGGRFISDQAKLKLFNSVVFLVDALDIELNSAILARVVKIAHSNKKTVIISYHNLKTTPGIKRLKSIALNAKRQGADIIKVAVNASKVKDVATLLEFTLGHKQKNLVTISLGKTGTISRLFFPLAGSLFTYAYLDKPFGSGQLPLALLQKHLSLYYPAHNKSVS; encoded by the coding sequence GTGCCGAAGATCAATAATTTAAAATTAGGGCAGGCCCCCCGAACGGTTCTTACTGTCGGAGATAAAGAAAACCTTAAAGCAATCAGCCATAAACGGGCCGATCTCTTGGAGCTAAGAGTAGACCGATTCGAAAAGATAAGCCCGGCCTATGTAACGCGGATTATAAGATCAAGAAGGAAGACCGGCCTTCCTTTGATTTTAACCATCAGGGACAAGAAAGAAGGAGGGGGCAGGTTTATTTCCGATCAGGCAAAACTGAAGTTGTTTAATAGTGTTGTGTTTTTAGTCGATGCCCTGGATATTGAGTTGAATTCTGCTATCCTGGCGCGGGTTGTAAAGATTGCCCATTCGAATAAAAAGACGGTTATAATTTCCTACCATAATCTTAAAACAACCCCCGGTATTAAAAGATTAAAATCCATAGCTTTAAATGCAAAAAGGCAGGGCGCTGATATAATAAAAGTTGCTGTTAACGCCAGCAAGGTAAAAGATGTAGCCACGCTTTTAGAATTTACCTTAGGCCATAAGCAGAAAAATTTAGTCACTATTTCCTTAGGTAAAACCGGCACGATCTCCAGATTATTCTTTCCATTGGCAGGGTCATTATTCACTTATGCTTACTTAGACAAGCCCTTTGGCTCAGGACAATTACCTTTAGCCCTGCTCCAAAAACACCTATCCCTTTATTATCCCGCACATAATAAATCTGTTAGCTAA